In Argiope bruennichi chromosome X1, qqArgBrue1.1, whole genome shotgun sequence, a single window of DNA contains:
- the LOC129958085 gene encoding uncharacterized protein LOC129958085 isoform X1: MKRSGPSIYRFERVKRDECPTCGQTVQGSGACKSEESSESEYIESSESEGSLQYRESSENEGNLQYIENSESEGSLQYIESSESEGSLQYIESSESEGSLQYSEDLLKAERARKEAEAKRARKEAEAERAVKEAARKEAEAERARKEAEAERARKEAEAKRSWKKTVAERARKKAEARRAKEDFVAERSRKKAEAERARRNAEAKRAREEAEAERAREEAEAERAREEAEAERAREEAEAERAREEAEAERAREEAEAERSREEAERAREEAERAKAERLYTLFRFWKIKFQVAEKEKIENLKERMQVLKKKQRRPKRLRQGARTSPVLTRSRSFA; encoded by the coding sequence GTGAAGAAAGCTCTGAAAGTGAATACATAGAAAGCTCTGAAAGTGAAGGGAGCTTACAATACAGAGAAAGCTCTGAAAATGAAGGGAACTTGCAATACATAGAAAACTCTGAAAGTGAAGGGAGCTTACAATACATAGAAAGCTCTGAAAGTGAAGGGAGCTTACAATACATAGAAAGCTCTGAAAGTGAAGGGAGCTTACAATACTCTGAAGATTTATTGAAAGCAGAACGCGCTAGAAAAGAGGCAGAAGCAAAACGCGCTAGAAAAGAGGCAGAAGCAGAACGCGCTGTAAAAGAGGCAGCTAGAAAAGAGGCAGAAGCAGAACGCGCTAGAAAAGAGGCAGAAGCAGAACGCGCTAGAAAAGAGGCAGAAGCAAAACGCTCTTGGAAAAAGACAGTAGCAGAACGCGCTAGAAAAAAGGCGGAAGCAAGACGTGCTAAAGAAGATTTCGTAGCAGAACGCTCTAGAAAAAAGGCAGAAGCAGAACGCGCTAGAAGAAATGCGGAAGCAAAACGTGCTAGAGAAGAGGCGGAAGCAGAACGCGCTAGAGAAGAGGCGGAAGCAGAACGCGCTAGAGAAGAGGCGGAAGCAGAACGCGCTAGAGAAGAGGCGGAGGCAGAACGCGCTAGAGAAGAGGCGGAGGCAGAACGTGCTAGAGAAGAGGCGGAGGCAGAACGCTCTAGAGAAGAGGCGGAACGCGCTAGAGAAGAGGCAGAACGCGCTAAAGCTGAGCGTCTTTATACTCTCTTTcgtttttggaaaattaaatttcaagtagcagagaaagaaaaaattgaaaatttgaaagaaagaatgcAAGTTCTGAAAAAGAAGCAGAGACGTCCGAAACGTTTGAGACAGGGAGCACGTACAAGCCCAGTCCTCACACGGTCGAGAAGCTTTGCATAA
- the LOC129958085 gene encoding uncharacterized protein LOC129958085 isoform X2, which translates to MFERVKRDECPTCGQTVQGSGACKSEESSESEYIESSESEGSLQYRESSENEGNLQYIENSESEGSLQYIESSESEGSLQYIESSESEGSLQYSEDLLKAERARKEAEAKRARKEAEAERAVKEAARKEAEAERARKEAEAERARKEAEAKRSWKKTVAERARKKAEARRAKEDFVAERSRKKAEAERARRNAEAKRAREEAEAERAREEAEAERAREEAEAERAREEAEAERAREEAEAERAREEAEAERSREEAERAREEAERAKAERLYTLFRFWKIKFQVAEKEKIENLKERMQVLKKKQRRPKRLRQGARTSPVLTRSRSFA; encoded by the coding sequence GTGAAGAAAGCTCTGAAAGTGAATACATAGAAAGCTCTGAAAGTGAAGGGAGCTTACAATACAGAGAAAGCTCTGAAAATGAAGGGAACTTGCAATACATAGAAAACTCTGAAAGTGAAGGGAGCTTACAATACATAGAAAGCTCTGAAAGTGAAGGGAGCTTACAATACATAGAAAGCTCTGAAAGTGAAGGGAGCTTACAATACTCTGAAGATTTATTGAAAGCAGAACGCGCTAGAAAAGAGGCAGAAGCAAAACGCGCTAGAAAAGAGGCAGAAGCAGAACGCGCTGTAAAAGAGGCAGCTAGAAAAGAGGCAGAAGCAGAACGCGCTAGAAAAGAGGCAGAAGCAGAACGCGCTAGAAAAGAGGCAGAAGCAAAACGCTCTTGGAAAAAGACAGTAGCAGAACGCGCTAGAAAAAAGGCGGAAGCAAGACGTGCTAAAGAAGATTTCGTAGCAGAACGCTCTAGAAAAAAGGCAGAAGCAGAACGCGCTAGAAGAAATGCGGAAGCAAAACGTGCTAGAGAAGAGGCGGAAGCAGAACGCGCTAGAGAAGAGGCGGAAGCAGAACGCGCTAGAGAAGAGGCGGAAGCAGAACGCGCTAGAGAAGAGGCGGAGGCAGAACGCGCTAGAGAAGAGGCGGAGGCAGAACGTGCTAGAGAAGAGGCGGAGGCAGAACGCTCTAGAGAAGAGGCGGAACGCGCTAGAGAAGAGGCAGAACGCGCTAAAGCTGAGCGTCTTTATACTCTCTTTcgtttttggaaaattaaatttcaagtagcagagaaagaaaaaattgaaaatttgaaagaaagaatgcAAGTTCTGAAAAAGAAGCAGAGACGTCCGAAACGTTTGAGACAGGGAGCACGTACAAGCCCAGTCCTCACACGGTCGAGAAGCTTTGCATAA